DNA from Malus sylvestris chromosome 11, drMalSylv7.2, whole genome shotgun sequence:
aattttcttttcagtttaaaacttttttattagAAATTTATACACATATTTAATATAAAGGATGATGAAAAGTTTTGGGGCCCCTAAAAAATTCATGGCCTTATGTCACTGCACCTTTTGCACACCCTCAACGCCCCATCTGCTGGAGAGCCTTGGTCTTCGCTATGTGCAAGTTAACCATCACCTGTGTGTGACAAAACGTTATCTGATTATCTGTTAGCATTGGTCATAGGGGCTGCAGGAAAATTCAACTTTTCGTGCACCGAATGGCCCACGGCCGGAAAATGAGTGCAGAAAAATACAAAGGGTCCTGATCGAGTGAGATCACGTCGACAAAAGGGTTCCGGGAGGAACTTGAGTAGGGAAAATGGCCGAGAAAGTGTTTTAGAAATGCATGCCAAGGGACAAAGAGAGAAGGGACACTTTCCACAAAAATGAAGCTTCCGTATCTCTTCCTCTACTCCGAAATATCCCGGTCTCAACAACGCAAGGTTCGAATTACAGCACGGTACTGTCAGGCTAATAAAACAGTCGAGGAAGTGTCAGCTTTCGGAACTACCTCGACTGTTTTTGTTGTATCTGAAATTACTTGCTTTCCTTGGTCTTTCCTTCTGACTTTTCTGATGGAAGAAGAAGAGTGGTATTTCCTGGCAAGAAAATTCAAAACGATGATAACCCGATTTCGATTTCATCTAGTTCTAAATTCTAATTCATCATatgcatttttctttctttggcttTGGCAATTATTTCTCAAGAGTTTTTCTCTTTAAACACCACCTCATATCTACAACTCTTCAACATAAATCGTACATAGTGGAACAAAAATCAAGTTTCAAGGAATTAAGTGGCGAAATTTGAACTCCCAAAGTAAAATGAGATTGAAATCGAGTTCAATGGGGCACAAAACCGAGCACAATGAacttctaggattcatatagccgaccccacttagtggagTAAGGCTTTGTTATTATTGGTATATTTACACCAAGGAGCAGAAGATTTAGGTCAAGCCACAATGTTTCAATATCAAACACGTCACaagattcaaacctaaaatctctcatttacaagaaaaaaaatactactAGCCTATGGTACATTAGTACTAGTTGATAAAAGGACACTACAAAAAACATCTTTCATCCACATCCTGTAGTTGTACAAATATGCAAAAAGTTAATGTACACGTCCGATAAGGTACCGGATGACCAAAACACAACCGAGCAGACTATTCACAGGTGCCGCTACCCTTCCATATTTCTCCACTTGTCCTTTAGATCAACCTGGAAGGACATGGTAACCCCAAAAGTCTTAGACACAACATTGACTGATGAAGTAGAGACATTTAAGATGAACAGAAAAACTTGTTTACGGAATGTACTTATGAATATATTACGAAACATGGGTACCTCAGTTCTCTCTTCGAATATATCGCGGTAGCTATTCAAGATAAGTTTCCAGTTCCCTTTTCCATACCTTCAGTGAAAACGACCAAAACAATGAGACTCAGAAGCATACACAATGTTCAAACTAATATCAGATCCTACTTATCCATTCAAGTTGTAATGAGTAATGACAGGTATTCTGTCAAGACAAGGACCTACCGAATGATGATCTAAATCATTAAATTTAGAGGGGGAAAAcagggaaacaaaaaagaggCCAGAGAGAAGAATGCAACTTACTTCTGTACACCAGTCCTTAAGGTTTCTTCTTCCAATAAGCTCCATCTCTTAACTTTTCTTCTCTTAGTCAATCTGATATTCCCATACTTCTTCAATGGAGAAACAGCAGTCCTCTTTGGGCTCGGAAGGTGAAGCCTGCCTGCATCTTTCTTTGTTCCTTCTTGTGACGTATCTATTGAGTCCTCCCACtgaaaaaacaattttcaacaTGGAGTACAAATTTATGCAACCAGAACCACAAAATTGCAGCAGGGAATAAACCATAATAGAAACTGAATAAAATAACTAACAGCAGAGAAACTCATGGATTCAGTAAAATGTTTACGAGGAATTTGTTATGTTCCCCTTGCCAAAGATAAAAGCAAATCAGGTCTCACActcgaataaaaaaaaaataaaaaaaaaccgcaTGAACATAAATACCTCGAAAGTGCGGGCAGTACTATTACGTTCCATCAAGCTAGAACGTGCAACGTTATTCTGATTATTGAGAGAAGCATTTCTAAGATTGGCAGCATCAGTTTGAACAGACTCAGTGCCTCCCTGGTCGACAGGCGGATTTGGTACATCCTTTTCTATTCCACTAGATTGAGGATCATTCTGATGTCTGGATGGCAGATTTCCAACATTATCATTACTAGATTGAACAGGCCCAGCACCCTTCTCGATAGATGGATTATCTGCACCTACATCTTTTCCATTTACATGATTCGCAGATCTCACTGCCAAACCAGATCTTATGGTTTCAGACACTCGTAATGCATCTGGAAGTGGATCAGTCACTACTTCTTGGAGCTCCGAAATACTGGATTTAAGTGCTTCTTGTGCTTTGTTAACTTCAGGGGAAGAAAGGGAACCAAATTTTCTATTTGATACCTCTGTGCTTGAATCTTCAGCATCCCCAATCCTAATTGGTCCTCTAGTGCGTCTATGAGCAAGGTGCTTGTGTCTAGGCACAGCACTTTGATTTTctacaagaaataaaaaaaaaacagaaatataATAATTCGAAACTGAAGTCTGCAATAACTATATTATGCACGAGTTGGCAAGTTGTATATTTGGCAACGCTAAACAACCCAGAACAAGATCATGCACTTCAAAGAACAACAGATGACAGATAATACAATACAAAACATTCTCTCACCATCCACGCACATAAGTTAATGTCACTAAAATTACCTTAATCTCTGCTAATGAAAAAAAAGTACCTTTATCCTTCGTGGTATGGTCAATACTGAGATCCAGTTCCCCATTCAGACTAGGCGAGCTCCCTGCCCGAACTTCCTTCAATGGGACGGCAACTAATATCGGACCCAATTCAGACTCCTCACCGAAATTTATCGCATTCAATTGTTGCTCTTCCAATGCAGACTGACTGCCCACATTAGATCTATTCGTAGTTTGTGCCTGCCTTTGTGACCGAACACCCTCATTAGTCCCATTAACAGTTTGTGATTCTGGCTCGGACCTATCAACCAGACTAGCTCCACTCATCATTTGTGCTTCCAATTCAGAGTCACCAGTCACATTAGCCTCCTTCCTAGTTTGCTCCTCCAATTGATCCCCGTCACCCACATTAGTCCCATTAACCATTTGCTCCCCCAATTCAGATCCATCACCCGCATCAGTCCCATTCTCCATTTGCACCTCCATATCAGACCGACCACCCACAGTAGTCTCATTCTCCGTTTCAGCCTCTAAATCCAACCCACGCACCCCCACATTTGCCTGGTTTACCATTTGAGCATCCAATTCAGACCCACCATCACCACCCACGTTAGCCCTATTCGCCATTTGACTCCCCAATTCAGACACACCTGCCCCCGCATTATCCCCATTCGCCATTTGATTCTCCAATTCAGACACACCTGCCCCCACATTATCCCCATTCGCCATTTGTACCTCCAATTCAGTCCTGTCACCCGCATAAGCCCCCTTCTTCTTTTGCCCCTCCACTTCAGACCCACAACCAACATTAGCCTCATTGGCCACTGTAATCTGATCAGCTTCCAAGTCGGCAACTTCCTTGGGCACATTCAATCTAATAGCCCAAGTAATAAACGGAGGTCCCAACAACGCCAAAGCTGCTTTCACATAAACTGCAAGCAACCTCAGCGCATCATTCCTCGTGTTCATCCTCGACAGCTTCTTCGACACTCTCAAATCCCAAACCCCTGCCTCGACCTCATCCATTCGATGCCTCAACTCCGCCGATACCAGCTGGCTCCTCCCAGACCGCTCCAAAACCCCAACCCTCCCTCTCCAAATGCGATCCACGGCCTCCAAGTACTTTCCACTAGGCTTTCCCATAAAACCCACCAAGAACTTGACAGTACACTCAGTGGCGACGGCGCAGTAGGCGGCTTTCATGGATTCCATGGTGGAAATGCCTTCTCTGATATCCAAATCCTCAATCATTTCAAGCGTTTCGAGGATCGTTTCGGAGACCGAAGCTTCGTATACCTCGCACTCGATGGTTCGGAGGAGTACCGTCTTCTTCAAGCGATAGTCTTGGTCCGAGAAGGGTGCGACTGCGAGGACCCTCTTGGCAATGCAATCCTTTTCGCGGTCCCGGAGAAGGAGCTCGATGACCCACCGCGAAACGTCGACGTCTGAGTCCATTGAACAAGGCAATCGTAACCCTAATTCTGCAAGAAGGGAAGAAAATTGAATGTCGGAGATCGAAAAGTGA
Protein-coding regions in this window:
- the LOC126590946 gene encoding uncharacterized protein LOC126590946, whose translation is MDSDVDVSRWVIELLLRDREKDCIAKRVLAVAPFSDQDYRLKKTVLLRTIECEVYEASVSETILETLEMIEDLDIREGISTMESMKAAYCAVATECTVKFLVGFMGKPSGKYLEAVDRIWRGRVGVLERSGRSQLVSAELRHRMDEVEAGVWDLRVSKKLSRMNTRNDALRLLAVYVKAALALLGPPFITWAIRLNVPKEVADLEADQITVANEANVGCGSEVEGQKKKGAYAGDRTELEVQMANGDNVGAGVSELENQMANGDNAGAGVSELGSQMANRANVGGDGGSELDAQMVNQANVGVRGLDLEAETENETTVGGRSDMEVQMENGTDAGDGSELGEQMVNGTNVGDGDQLEEQTRKEANVTGDSELEAQMMSGASLVDRSEPESQTVNGTNEGVRSQRQAQTTNRSNVGSQSALEEQQLNAINFGEESELGPILVAVPLKEVRAGSSPSLNGELDLSIDHTTKDKENQSAVPRHKHLAHRRTRGPIRIGDAEDSSTEVSNRKFGSLSSPEVNKAQEALKSSISELQEVVTDPLPDALRVSETIRSGLAVRSANHVNGKDVGADNPSIEKGAGPVQSSNDNVGNLPSRHQNDPQSSGIEKDVPNPPVDQGGTESVQTDAANLRNASLNNQNNVARSSLMERNSTARTFEWEDSIDTSQEGTKKDAGRLHLPSPKRTAVSPLKKYGNIRLTKRRKVKRWSLLEEETLRTGVQKYGKGNWKLILNSYRDIFEERTEVDLKDKWRNMEG